Genomic DNA from Nonomuraea rubra:
CTTCCTGACGCCGGGCATCTACCTGGGCGCCACCAACATCATCCTGCCCGGGCCCAGCCCGGCGGCGATCCTGGCCACGATCGAGGGCGAGCGGGCGACCAAGCTGTTCTGCCCGCCCACGGTGTGGATCTCGCTGCTGCGCCACCCCGACTTCGACCGCCGTGACCTGTCCTCGCTGCGCAAGGGCTACTACGGCGCCTCGATCATGCCGGTGGAGGTGCTGAAGGAGATGGCCACGCGGCTGCCGGACGTGCGCCTGTTCAACTTCTACGGCCAGACCGAGATGGCGCCGGTCGCCACCATCCTCGGCCCCGAGGAGCAGCTCACCCGGCTGGGCTCGGCAGGCCGGCCCGCGCTGAACGTCGAGACCAGGATCGTGGACGACGCCGGGGAGCCGGTGCCGCCCGGCGTGGTGGGCGAGATCGTGCACCGCAGCCCGCACGCCATGCTCGGCTACTGGAACGACCCGGACAGGACCGCCGAGGCGTTCCGCGGCGGCTGGTTCCACAGCGGCGACCTGGGGGTGCTGGACGAGGACGGCTACCTGGCGGTGGTCGACAGGAAGAAGGACATGATCAAGTCGGGTGGCGAGAACGTGGCCAGCCGCGAGGTCGAGGAGGCCCTCTACCAGCATCCGGCGATCGCGGAGGCGGCGGTCTTCGGGGTGCCGGACCCCAAGTGGATCGAGGCGGTGACGGCCGCGGTCGTGCTGCGCGAGGGGGCCGGGGTGACGGAGCAGGAGCTGATCGAGTTCCTGCGGGAACGGCTGGCGCCATTCAAAACACCCAAGCGAGTTATTTTCCTAGAATCGCTTCCTAAAAATGCCTCGGGGAAAGTGCTCAAGCGCGAGTTGAGAAGCAGCATTTCCTGATTTGATTCATGATCACGGGCACGATTGGGCATTGCCCGTTCGTTGAGCGGGCATTCCCTTTCGACGACGACCGCACCTCAAGTCCCGGACGACCCCCTTGTCCCCGACCGAGAGAGTCCGCCCGTGCCCAATCTGCCCGAGCTCGCGCATCGTACGTTCTTCCGGACGCTTTCCCTGCTGTCCCCCAAGGGGCAGGGCGTGATCCTGCGCCGCTACTTCGACTGGTGGCACCGCACCCCCGACCCGTGGAAGCTGTCGACCGACGGCTACGAGCAGCACAAGTACCGGTCGACGCTCGAGCACGTGCCGGCCCGGCCGTACCGGCGCATCGTCGAGGTCGGCTGCGCGGAGGGCGTCTTCACCCACGCGCTCGCCGCCACCTACCCCGACGCCGAGATCACCGGGATGGACGTCTCGGGGCGGGCGCTGGCGCGGGCCAGGGAGCGGGTGCCCGAGGAGGGCGGGCGGGTGCGGTTCGTGCAGGCCGACCTGCTCACCCACCCGGTGGAGCGGAGCTTCGAGCTGGCGTTCTGCTCGGAGACGCTCTACTACCTGGGGCGGCACGAACGCCTGCAGCGGGCCGCCGAGCAGCTCAGCGGGCTGCTGGTGCCCGACGGGGTGCTGGTGGCCGTCCATCCCTGGCCCGAGGCGAGCCGGCTGCACGGATATCTGGACGCGCACGAGTCGCTGAAGCGGCTCGGCGAGGAGGTCTACACGGCCTCCTCCCGGCCGTTCGCGGTCACCGTCTACGGCGCGAAACCCTCCTGAGGCGGGCGGCGGTCGAGGGCCTGGGTCCACTTGACGGCCACGGCCGCCACCTGGATGAGCTCCGCCCTGAGCCGGTCCGGGTCCGCTTCCGCGAACGCCTCCATGACCTCCTCGGCCAGGATGTGCCGCCAGGTCAGCGCCCCTCCCCTGGCCGCGCTGTCCGTCGCGTCCCTGGCCAGGTCGGAGGCGGCCGCCGTGCCCTCGCCGCCGGTGCCGTCGGGCAGCGGCTGCAGGCCGAACCTGGCGTCCTGCGCCGCCCGCTCGGCCGCCACCTCCGCCAGCACCCGGGCCAGTGACCCCGGCACCCCCGCATCGCCGTCATGTGTCATGGGGCTCAGTCTCGCCTACCGTCACGCCTGCCCGGACCGCTTCCCGCGGGGCGGGCGGAAGGCGGGGCCCAGGTCGGTGGGGTGGGAGCAGACGTGGTCGCGGAAGGCGCGGGCCGCCGGGGTCAGCCGCTCCCCCGCGGGCCAGCTCACCCCGACCGTCCTGAACACGGGCGGCGACAGCGGGATCTCCACCACGCCACCGGCCGGCGGGTGATCCGATCGCGGCAGGAGTGCCACCCCCAGCCCCGCCGCCACCAGCCCGCGCACGGTCTCCGACTCCTGCCCCTCGAACGCGATCCGCGGCTCGAACCCCGCCGCCGCGCACAGGTCGTCGGTGATCTGCCGCAGGCCGTACCCGTGCTCCAGCGTCACCAGGTCCTCGCCCTCCAGATCGGCCGCCCGCACCCGCGTCCTGGTGGCCAGGCGGTGGGACGGCGGCGCGCACAGCAGGAGCTCCTGGTCGGCGAGGGGGCGGCTGACGAGGCCGGGGTCGCCGAGCGGCATGGGGGCCACGAACACCAGGTCGATCTCGCCCTCGTGCAGGGCGTCCAGCATGTCCTGCCGAGACCCCTGCGCCAGGCTGAAGCGGATGCCCGGGTTGCGCTCCCTGAACCCGCCGATGAGCGACGGCACCAGCGTGCGCCCGAGCAGGTGCAGGAAGCCGAGGACGATGCGCCCGCTGCCCGGGTCGATCTCCTCGCGCACCTCGCGGGCGGCGGCGGTCATGGCCGCCAGCGCGCGGGTGGAGGCGGCGGCCAGCGTACGTCCCGTCCTGGTCAGGCGGATGCCACGGCCGGACGGGAGGACGAGCGGGGCGCCCACGACCTCGGCCAGGGCGGCGAGGCGGCGGCTGGCGGTGGGCTGCGGGACGCCGAGCAGGTCGGCCGCGCGCGTCACGTGCCCGGTCTCGCCCACGGCGGCCAGCAGCGCGAGGGCCGGGGCCAGGCGGGCGGCCAGGCGATCGTCCGAATCATCCATCACGGTATGAATTATCGCCCATGGGCGTATTAGACGTATTTATTAGCCTTGCTTAGCGTTTGGGGGGTGGTGGTTCTCCAGGCTTCCGAGCCCGTCGTCGGCACGCGGCGGGTCAGCGCGGCCGTGGCCGCGGCCGGGCTGTCGTCCTTCGCCCTGCTGTACGCGCCCCAGCCGGTGCTGCCCCAGCTCGCGGCGGCGTACGGGCTGGACCCGGGCAGCGCCTCGCTGGCGATCGGGGTGGCGACCGCCTCGCTGGCCGTCGCGGTGCTGCCGCTGGCCTGGCTGGCCGGGGTGGCCGGGCGGCGGCGGGTGATCGTCTGGTCGGTGGTGGTGTCGGCGGTGATCGGCCTGCTGCTGCCGCTGGCGCCGTCCTTCCCGGTGTTCCTCGTGATGCGCGGGGTGCAGGGCGTGGCGATCGCCGGCTTCGCCGGGGTGGCGGCGGCGTACCTGGCCGACCAGGTCGGCACGGGGCGGCTGGCCGGGGCGGTGGGCGCGATGATCGCCGGGAACTCGGTCGGGGGGATGCTGGGGCGGCTCGGCGCCGGGTTCGCCGCGGACCCGCTGGGGTGGCACGGCGCGCTGGTCGCGGTGGCGGGGGTGGCGCTGGTGTGCGCGCTGTTCACGGTCGCGACCCTGCCCAGGACGACGACCGACGGCCACCGGGCGCCCGCGCGGAAGGGGCGGGGCGGCGGGGTGCGGGTCGGGTTCGGGCTGGTGGCGCCGTTCGCCGTGGGGGCGCTGGCCATGGGGGCGTTCGTGGCGCTGTACAACGCGGCCGGGTTCCGGCTGGCCGCGCCGCCGATCGCGCTGAGCCCGGCCGCCGCCTCGCTGGTGTTCCTCTCCTACGCCATGGGGACCGCGTCCTCGGCCGCCGCCGGACGGCTGGCCACGCGCCTGGGCCGGACCCCGGCGCTGGTGGCGGCGCTGGTCGTGACCGTGGCGGGGTCGGCGCTGACCGCGCACCCGTCGCTGCCCGTCATCGCGCTCGGCTTCGCCGTCCTGACCGCCGGGTTCTTCGCCGCGCACGCCATCGCCAACGCCTGGGTGACCGCCGACGCGCCCCCGCCCGCCCGGGGCAGGGCCGCCGGCGTCTACACGCTCTGCTACTACCTCGGCAGCGGCGCGGGCGGCACCGCCGGCGCCGTCGTGTACGGCCACGCGGGCTGGACGTGGCTGGTCGTCATGACGTCGGCCTGGCTGCTGCTGGCCGCCCTCGCCGTGCTCGTGACACGCCGCAAGCACCTGGCTTCCTGACGCGGCCCCAGCCCGTGTGCGCGCCCTGACGCGCCGCAGGCGTGCGGCTTCCTGGACGCGAGGCGGCGCGCACAGCGTTACGTGACGGAGCGCTCGAGGGAGTCGGCCAGCCAGCCGATCATGGCGCCGATCGTGGCCCGCTCGCCGCTCACCTCGCCCACGAGCCGCCAGTAGCGCCGGACGCGCGGATCGCGGTCGGGCTCCACGACGCCCAGCAGCTCGCGGCGGAACGCCGGGCTGTCGCCGCGCCCGCGGGCCGTGGCGTGCGCGGCCACGAACCGGTCCAGCTCGGGCCCCTCGCGCGGCGGCTCGCCCGCGATCACGCACGGCTGGGCCAGCGTGACCGCCTCGCCGACGCCGTGCATGAGCAGGTCCTCGTCACCGACCGTGCGGGCGGCGGCCAGCGCCCTGGCGCGCAGGCCGGCCGTCAAGGAACGGTCGCCGACCAGGTGGACGAGCTCGGCGTACGCCACCACCTGCAGCGGGCCGGGGTCGGCGGGCGGCCGGGGCACGGCCATGGACAGGAACGAGTCGAAGATCCCGTCGGAGACGGGCGAGACGAACAACCGCCGCCAGAACCGCACCAGCCGCTCCCGCGCGGCGCTCGCGTCCTCCACGGCGGCCAGCAGGTCCAGCCTGGCCGCCCGCTCGGCGGGATCGGCCTCCTCGACGGCCCGCAGCGAGGCGCGCCGCCAGGCCAGCTCCGCCAGCCGCGCGTCGAGCGCGGCCCGCTCGGCGGACACCGCCTCGCCCAGCGAGCGTTCGCCGCTGAGCACGTGCGCGATCGCCGTCAGGCCGAGGCCCAGCCCCCGCAGCCGCCTGATCAGGGCCAGCCGCTCCACGGCCGTCCGGTCGAACCTGCGGTGGTTCCCCGTGCTGCGCACCGACGCGATGATGCCCTCGTCGCAGTAGAAGCGGATCGTACGCACCGGGACACCCGTCAGCCGGGACAGCTCCCCGATTCCGAGCGTCTCATCCCGCACAAGCACTTGAACCTCCACCCGACTGGAGTTTCTACGGTAGCGGCGTATCCGAGGAAGAAGAGGAGTGACGTCGATGCCGACCCTGGACTTCGCGCGGCTCGTGACGGGGCTGCGGGAGCAGACGGAGGTGTTCGCCGCGGCGGTGGCCGGCGGCGATCCGGAGGCCGTCGTGCCGACCTGCCCCGAATGGCGGCTGCGCACGCTGGTCGCGCACATCGGGCAGTCCGGCCGCTGGGCGGCCGAGCTGGTCCGCACGGGCCTGCCGGTGCCGGTCCCCGATCCGGCCCGCATCGATCCGGGCCCGCCCGGCGAGTGGGGCGGGTGGCTGCGGGCCGGCGCGGAGGAGCTGGCCGAGGCCGTGTGCAAGGTGGGCGAGGACACCGAGGTGTGGTCGTTCGTGGGGCCGGTGCCCGCGGCGTTCTGGCTGCGCAGGATGTTCTGCGAGGCCGCCGTGCACGGCTACGACGCGGCGCTGACGACCGGCGCCGCGTACGGGATCGCCGGCGACCTGGCGGCGGACGTCATCACCGAGGGCATGGAGCTGATGGCGAATCCGCGGGCGGAGACGTTCAAGCCGGAGCTGGCGCTGATGCGGGGCGCGGGCGAGCGGCTGGCGTTCCGGCCGCACGGGATGGACGGGTGGGTGATCAGCCGGCTGCCCGAGGGGCTGCGCTGGGAGCGCGGGAACGGGCCCGGCGACGTGGTGGTGACGGGCACGGTGACCGAGATCATGCTGGTGCTCTCGCGGCGGATCCCGCCCGCGACCGTCACCGGGAAGCGGGCGCTGCTGGAGCACTGGCTGGCGAACAACGCCTACTGATCAACGGGCCTGCTGATCAACGGGCCTGCTGATCAGCGGAAGGCCGGGACCGTCGGCGGCAGGCCCATCAGGACGGCGCCCGCGGCGTCGTACATGGCCGGGCTGAGGAAGGCGTGCTCCTGCGGCACCAGCGCGTCCCCGAGCAGGGCCTGCAGGGGATGCTCGCGGTAGATCGCGGCGGTGCCCGACAGCGAGACCACCTTGCCCACCACCTCCGCCGCGGTCCTGGCCAGGTGGGCGGCGGACAGGCGCAGGTGCGCGTTCTGCTCGTCGCCGACCGGGCCGCCGGCGGCGAGCGCCTGCCACGCCTCCTCCGCGGCCTCGTAGAAGTAGGCGCGGGCGGAGCGCAGCGCGGCCTCGGCCTCGGCGATGCCGGCGCGGTAGTAGGGGCGGTCGGCCAGGCGCGGCGCGCCGGTGATGCTGCCCCGGCCGCTCCCCTCCCCCTCGGCGAGGTCGAGGGCGGCGCGGGCGACGCCGGCGGAGACGACCGACAGCGACTGGGCGGCGTAGGTGATGGCGGGGTAGCGGTAGAGCGGCTCGTCGATCACCGGGGTGCCGCCGCGGATGAACGTCCACTCCCTGCCGATCTCGACGTCCTCGGCGACCAGGTCGAAGGAGCCGGTGCCCTGCATGCCGACGACGTCCCACTCGCGGACGATCCGCAGGCGCTCCGGCCGCACCAGCGCCCCGCGCGGCTTGCCGGAGGTGGAGTCGTCGCCGGGGATGCCGACGACGAGCACGTCGGCGGCCATGCAACCGCTGGCGAACTTCCACCGGCCGTTGAGCAGGAAGCCGCGCTCGGTGGGCGTGGCCTCCTGGACGGGGAACAGGCCGCCGGCCAGGACGACGTCGGGGCCGTCCGCGTACAGCTGGGCCTGGGTGTCCAGCGGCAGCGAGCCCAGGTAGACGAGCTGGGAGCCGAAGCCGGCGACCCAGCCGGTGGAGCCGTCGACGGCGGAGATGCGCTCGATCCTCCGCAGGAACTCCGCCGGCGGCATCGGCTCGCCGCCGAACCGGCGCGGCGTGGAGACGCGATAGAGGCCGAGCCGTTTGAGCCGGTCGATGAAGTCCTTGGGAACGTAACGCAGCTCGCGGAACTCCTCGCGGCGGCGGGCCAGCTCCGCGAGCATCTCCTCGAACGTGTCCTCGTCGCGCATCTCCGCCGCTCCTCGTGGCTCCGTCCGGCAGCAAGGGCGTTCCCGTCGTGGCGAGCGCTGTCTCCAGGCTAGGCGCGCCCCGGCTCAGAGCTCCACATGGGTTTCCGGGTCGCCGCCGAGGCGGTCGCCGGTGTCGAGCGTGTCGAGGCGGGCCAGATCCTCCGGCGACAGGCTGAAGTCGAACACCTCGAGGTTCTGCCGCATGCGCTCGGGGTCGGCCGACTTGGGGATGGGCACCGCGCCGAGCTGCACGTGCCAGCGCAGCACCACCTGGGCCGGCGTACGGCCGTGCGCGACGGCCAGGTCGGTGACGACGGGCTCGTCGAGCAGCTTGGAGCCGCGGCCGAGCGGGCTCCACGACTCGGTCACGACGTCGTGCTCGGAGTGCCAGGCGCGCAGCGCGCGCTGCGGGAAGCCGGGATGCATCTCCACCTGGTTCACCGCCGGACGGACGCCGGTCTCCTGCTCCAGCCGCCCGATCTGCTCCGGGGTGAAGTTGGAGACGCCGATCGAGCGGGCCAGGCCCTGCTCGCGCAGGTGCACGAAGGCGCGCCAGGTGTCGGTGTAGAGCCCGCGGCCCGGCAGCGGCCAGTGGATGAGGTAGAGGTCGACGTAGTCGAGGCCGAGCCGGGCCCTGCTCTCCTCGAAGCCGCGCATGGCGGCGTCGTAGCCGTGCTGGGAGCCGCGCAGCTTCGTGGTGACGAACAGCTCCTCGCGGGCCACCGGCGCGTCCGCCACGGCGGCGCCGACGCCGACCTCGTTGCCGTAGCTCGCGGCCGTGTCGATGAGCCGGTAGCCGAGCGAGATGGCATGGGTGACGGCCTGGCGGGCCTCCTCGTCGTTCATCGGCCAGGTGCCCAGGCCCAGGCGCGGCATCGGCCGGCCGTCGGCGAGCATGACGGTCATGATCGTTCCCCTCTTGGTGACGCTGACACTCCCCCTTACCCTCCGGTCACACCGGCCAATCCGCCGCACCCTGTCACACTGGCGCCCGGGTTTCCGACTAGTGCGGTAGACAACTCGTGGAGGTGCGATGTGCTGACCGTGATAGGCGCGGGGTTCCCGCGCACCGGAACCAGCTCCATGAAGGCCGCACTGGAGCGGCTCGGATTCGGACCCTGCTTTCACATGTTCAACATCCTGACCGAGCCGGCCAGGGCCGGCGACTGGGCGCCGCTGGCGGAGGGCGAGGAGGCCGACTGGGACAAGCTGTTCGACGGGTTCCGCTCGACGCAGGACTGGCCGGCCTCCTACTTCTGGCGGGAGCTGGCGCAGGCGTACCCGGAGGCCAAGGTCGTGCTGACCGTACGCGACCCGCGCGCCTGGTACGCGAGCATGATGACGCTGATCGACAACGGGCCCAGGACGGTCATGTCCCAGGGCACGCAGGCGGACCTGCCCCCGGCGGCGCGGGCCGTCTTCGCGAGCATGACCACGATGCAGCCCGTGCTCAACCGCATGGCCGCCGGCACGTTCGGCGCCGGCCGGACGATGGCCGACGGGCCGGTCGACGAGGAGAGCGCCGTGGCGGCGTTCGAGCGGCACACGGCCACGGTGCGGGCGAGCCTGCCGCCCGAGCGGCTGCTGGTCTTCGACGTGCGGCAGGGCTGGGAGCCGCTGTGCCGGTTCCTCGGCGTGGACGTGCCCGGCGAGCCGTTCCCGCATCTCAACGACGGCAAATCCATGCAGGAGTTCCTGGGACGGCTGATGAAGGGCGACGTCTCCCACCCGTCGTTCACCACCGGCGCGTAGCCGCCGCTCAGCTCTCCAGGTAACGCAGGATCGCCAGCACGCGCCGGCTGTAGCCGGGGTCGCGCGGCAGGTCGAGCTTGTCCACGATGGCGTTGACGTGCTTCTCGACCGTGCTGAGCGAGACGTGCAGGCGCTCGGCGATGGCGGCGTTCACGAACCCCTGGGCGAGGTGCCGCAGCACCTCGCCCTCCCGGGGGCTGAGCCTGCTCAGCGGGTCCGTACGGGTGGTGCGGGCCAGGAGCTGGCGCACCACCTCGGGGTCGAACGCGGTGCCGCCCGCCCGCACCCGCTCCAGCGACTCCAGGAACTCGGCCACCTCCGAGACCCGGTCCTTGAGCAGGTAGCCGAGCCCTTCGGGGGATCCGGCCAGGAGCCTGGCGGCGTAGTGCTGCTCGACGTACTGCGACAGGACGAGCACGCCCACGCCCGGCAGCCGCTCGCGGATCTCCAGCGCGGCCCGCAGCCCGTCGTCCTTGTGCTCGGGCGGCATGCGCACGTCGACGACGGCCACGTCGGGGCGGTGCCGGGCGGCCGCGTCGAGCAGCGCGGGCGCGTCGCCGACGGCGGCGACGACCTCGTGGCCCGCCTCTTCCAGCAGCCGGGTCAGGCCCTCGCGCAGCAGCACGGAGTCGTCGGCCAGGATCACCCGCACGGCGGCGCCTTGGGCAGGGTGGCGGCGACCCTGGTGGGGCCGCCGGGCGGGCTGTCGACGGTGAACGTGCCGTCGAGCGCCAGGACCCGCCTGGCCAGCCCGGACAGGCCGCCGCCCGACGGGTCGGCGCCGCCCTTGCCGTCGTCCGAGATCGCCACGCTCACCGTCCGCTCGTCCTCGCTCAGGACCACCAGGATGTCATGCGCGCCGGCGTGCTTGACCGCGTTGGTGATGGCCTCGCGGGCCACGAAGTACAGGGCGGTCTCGATCTCGGAGGCGGGGCGGGAGGCCAGGCCGTGGTGCACGGTGACGGGCACGCCCGCGCGCTCGGCGACGCCGGCCAGCGCGGCGCGCAGGCCGAGCTCGTCGAGCGCGGTCGGGTAGATGCGCCAGGCGACGCTGCGCAGCTCGTCGAGGAGCTGGCGGGACTCGGTGTACGCCTGCGCGATCAGGTCCGCGGTCCTGTCACCGTCAGCTCTGGCGGCGAGGTCGAGTCCGTGCCGGGCGCGGCCGAGCAGCATGGCCAGGGCGACGCCGCGCTGCTGCACGCCGTCGTGCAGGTCGCGCTCGATCCTGCGCCGCTCGTCGTCCACGGCCCTGACGATGCCGGAGCGGGTCTCGGTCAGCTCGGCGATGCGCCGGCGCATCAGCTCCTCGCCGGTGGGGCCGAGGAAGTGCGCGGCCAGGCGGCGGTCGAGCGCGGCGACGGCCGCGACCATGAGCACCAGCACGCCCAGCAGCGCCAGGCCGGCGGTGATGCCGAGCGCGCCGCCGCTGGTGACGAGCTTCACGCCGGGCAGCTCCAGCGGCACCTGCTCGGAGTCGCCCCAGACCAGGTCCCACGCGCCGCCGAACAGCAGCAGCACGGTGAGGAACAGGGTGCTCGCGCAGGTGTACCCGCCGAGGACGCCCAGGGTGGCGCGGGCCGCGAGGTAGGCGTACCCGCCGCCGTGCCGCGCCGGCTCGTGCCCGAGCCAGCCGGACAGGCGGGCCCGTTCCAGCGCGGTCAGCCGGGCCAGCCCCCGCGCGGCGGCGGGCCGCAGCGCGGGGATCAGCGCGGCGGGCGCCGCCACGGCCAGGAAGACCAGCTCGGCCAGGCCGAGAGCCGTCCCGAGGAGAACTCCGGCCACGAGGCGGGCGATGCGGGTGCCTGACACGGGCGGAAATTCTAGGCGCCCCGCGACGCGGCCGGACGACCGGCCGCGCGCGCCCCGCCCCTCCCCCGACCGGCCGCGCCCCGCCGCCCGGCCGCCCATCAGGCGTCTCGGCGGCGCAGGACGGCGTGGCCCGCCACCACGGCGGCCGCCACCCAGGCCAGCAGCCACACCAGCCCCTCCCCCGGCGAGTACGGCATGGGCCCGCCCGTGAGGTTCTCCGTGCTGTCCATGAACGCCAGCCCGGCGAACATCGGCATCCGCAGCGAGGCGTCCAGCAGCGCCGGCACCCCGGTCATGAGGATCACCAGCGGCAGCCCCATGAGCAGCATGAACATCACGGTCAGCGTGCCCGCCGCGCTGCGCATCGCCGCGCCGACCCCCAGAGTCATCACCGACACCAGCGCGTAGAACACCCCCATGCCCAGCAGGTCCGCCACGACCTCGCCGACCGGCAGCACCACGAGCCCGCCGAACACGTCGATCGACAGCACCAGGTACACGGCCGCCGTCGCCACCGCCCCCGCGAGCACCCCGGCCGCGAACATCACCGGCCCGACCACCAGCGCCTTGGCCGCCAGCACCACGCCGCGCACGGGCGTGGCCTGCAGCGTGACCCGGATGCCGCCGGAGGCGTACTCGGAGGTGATCACCAGCATGGCCAGGGCCACCAGCGCGAACTGCACGAACGACGTCCCGGAGACCACGGCCTCGCTGGCCACGATCCGCACGCCGTCCGCGCCCTCGCGCAGCGCGTCGGTGGCGGCGCCGCCGGCCAGGGTGATCGAGGTCAGCACGGTGAGCACGAGCGCGCAGGCCAGGCACCACCACGTGGACCTGACCGACCACAGCTTCGCCCATTCGGCCCCGGCCGCCTGCCACAACGTCCTCATCTGCTCACCCCGTACTCCACGCTGCCCGAGGTCAGCTCCTGATAGGCCTGCTCCAGCGAGGCCTCCTTGGCGCGCAGCTCGTGCAGCCGGATCCCCGCCTCGTACGCCAGGTCGCCGACCCGCTCGACCGCGGCCCCGGTGACCTCCAGCTCGTTCTCGGCGAGCCGGTCCACCGTCAGCCCGGCCCCGCGCAGCAGCGCCGCGAGGTCGCCGGCGTGCGGGGTGCGGACCAGCACGGCCGTCAGCGAGCTGCCCGCCAGGACGTCCGC
This window encodes:
- a CDS encoding MerR family transcriptional regulator; this translates as MLVRDETLGIGELSRLTGVPVRTIRFYCDEGIIASVRSTGNHRRFDRTAVERLALIRRLRGLGLGLTAIAHVLSGERSLGEAVSAERAALDARLAELAWRRASLRAVEEADPAERAARLDLLAAVEDASAARERLVRFWRRLFVSPVSDGIFDSFLSMAVPRPPADPGPLQVVAYAELVHLVGDRSLTAGLRARALAAARTVGDEDLLMHGVGEAVTLAQPCVIAGEPPREGPELDRFVAAHATARGRGDSPAFRRELLGVVEPDRDPRVRRYWRLVGEVSGERATIGAMIGWLADSLERSVT
- a CDS encoding acyl-CoA dehydrogenase family protein, translating into MRDEDTFEEMLAELARRREEFRELRYVPKDFIDRLKRLGLYRVSTPRRFGGEPMPPAEFLRRIERISAVDGSTGWVAGFGSQLVYLGSLPLDTQAQLYADGPDVVLAGGLFPVQEATPTERGFLLNGRWKFASGCMAADVLVVGIPGDDSTSGKPRGALVRPERLRIVREWDVVGMQGTGSFDLVAEDVEIGREWTFIRGGTPVIDEPLYRYPAITYAAQSLSVVSAGVARAALDLAEGEGSGRGSITGAPRLADRPYYRAGIAEAEAALRSARAYFYEAAEEAWQALAAGGPVGDEQNAHLRLSAAHLARTAAEVVGKVVSLSGTAAIYREHPLQALLGDALVPQEHAFLSPAMYDAAGAVLMGLPPTVPAFR
- a CDS encoding maleylpyruvate isomerase family mycothiol-dependent enzyme; translation: MPTLDFARLVTGLREQTEVFAAAVAGGDPEAVVPTCPEWRLRTLVAHIGQSGRWAAELVRTGLPVPVPDPARIDPGPPGEWGGWLRAGAEELAEAVCKVGEDTEVWSFVGPVPAAFWLRRMFCEAAVHGYDAALTTGAAYGIAGDLAADVITEGMELMANPRAETFKPELALMRGAGERLAFRPHGMDGWVISRLPEGLRWERGNGPGDVVVTGTVTEIMLVLSRRIPPATVTGKRALLEHWLANNAY
- a CDS encoding acyl-CoA synthetase → MIRQHAIGDLLRRTAARHPSKTAVVYGDLRQSYADLDRAVNRTANALAARGVGKGDRFAIFSHNNHAFVVAYFALARLGAISVPVNFMLGAEEVAYILRHSGATGMLAEEALLPVAEAAVTPAVAVRGVIGAGRDGWEPFAAWPAFEDDSEPQAEIADDDPIQLMYTSGTESRPKGATLSSRSLVAQYVTCVVDGEMSADDVEVHALPLYHCAQLHCFLTPGIYLGATNIILPGPSPAAILATIEGERATKLFCPPTVWISLLRHPDFDRRDLSSLRKGYYGASIMPVEVLKEMATRLPDVRLFNFYGQTEMAPVATILGPEEQLTRLGSAGRPALNVETRIVDDAGEPVPPGVVGEIVHRSPHAMLGYWNDPDRTAEAFRGGWFHSGDLGVLDEDGYLAVVDRKKDMIKSGGENVASREVEEALYQHPAIAEAAVFGVPDPKWIEAVTAAVVLREGAGVTEQELIEFLRERLAPFKTPKRVIFLESLPKNASGKVLKRELRSSIS
- a CDS encoding sensor histidine kinase — translated: MSGTRIARLVAGVLLGTALGLAELVFLAVAAPAALIPALRPAAARGLARLTALERARLSGWLGHEPARHGGGYAYLAARATLGVLGGYTCASTLFLTVLLLFGGAWDLVWGDSEQVPLELPGVKLVTSGGALGITAGLALLGVLVLMVAAVAALDRRLAAHFLGPTGEELMRRRIAELTETRSGIVRAVDDERRRIERDLHDGVQQRGVALAMLLGRARHGLDLAARADGDRTADLIAQAYTESRQLLDELRSVAWRIYPTALDELGLRAALAGVAERAGVPVTVHHGLASRPASEIETALYFVAREAITNAVKHAGAHDILVVLSEDERTVSVAISDDGKGGADPSGGGLSGLARRVLALDGTFTVDSPPGGPTRVAATLPKAPPCG
- a CDS encoding response regulator, with the translated sequence MRVILADDSVLLREGLTRLLEEAGHEVVAAVGDAPALLDAAARHRPDVAVVDVRMPPEHKDDGLRAALEIRERLPGVGVLVLSQYVEQHYAARLLAGSPEGLGYLLKDRVSEVAEFLESLERVRAGGTAFDPEVVRQLLARTTRTDPLSRLSPREGEVLRHLAQGFVNAAIAERLHVSLSTVEKHVNAIVDKLDLPRDPGYSRRVLAILRYLES
- a CDS encoding MFS transporter, which translates into the protein MVVLQASEPVVGTRRVSAAVAAAGLSSFALLYAPQPVLPQLAAAYGLDPGSASLAIGVATASLAVAVLPLAWLAGVAGRRRVIVWSVVVSAVIGLLLPLAPSFPVFLVMRGVQGVAIAGFAGVAAAYLADQVGTGRLAGAVGAMIAGNSVGGMLGRLGAGFAADPLGWHGALVAVAGVALVCALFTVATLPRTTTDGHRAPARKGRGGGVRVGFGLVAPFAVGALAMGAFVALYNAAGFRLAAPPIALSPAAASLVFLSYAMGTASSAAAGRLATRLGRTPALVAALVVTVAGSALTAHPSLPVIALGFAVLTAGFFAAHAIANAWVTADAPPPARGRAAGVYTLCYYLGSGAGGTAGAVVYGHAGWTWLVVMTSAWLLLAALAVLVTRRKHLAS
- a CDS encoding LysR family transcriptional regulator, with translation MDDSDDRLAARLAPALALLAAVGETGHVTRAADLLGVPQPTASRRLAALAEVVGAPLVLPSGRGIRLTRTGRTLAAASTRALAAMTAAAREVREEIDPGSGRIVLGFLHLLGRTLVPSLIGGFRERNPGIRFSLAQGSRQDMLDALHEGEIDLVFVAPMPLGDPGLVSRPLADQELLLCAPPSHRLATRTRVRAADLEGEDLVTLEHGYGLRQITDDLCAAAGFEPRIAFEGQESETVRGLVAAGLGVALLPRSDHPPAGGVVEIPLSPPVFRTVGVSWPAGERLTPAARAFRDHVCSHPTDLGPAFRPPRGKRSGQA
- a CDS encoding sulfotransferase family protein, which gives rise to MTVIGAGFPRTGTSSMKAALERLGFGPCFHMFNILTEPARAGDWAPLAEGEEADWDKLFDGFRSTQDWPASYFWRELAQAYPEAKVVLTVRDPRAWYASMMTLIDNGPRTVMSQGTQADLPPAARAVFASMTTMQPVLNRMAAGTFGAGRTMADGPVDEESAVAAFERHTATVRASLPPERLLVFDVRQGWEPLCRFLGVDVPGEPFPHLNDGKSMQEFLGRLMKGDVSHPSFTTGA
- a CDS encoding class I SAM-dependent methyltransferase: MPNLPELAHRTFFRTLSLLSPKGQGVILRRYFDWWHRTPDPWKLSTDGYEQHKYRSTLEHVPARPYRRIVEVGCAEGVFTHALAATYPDAEITGMDVSGRALARARERVPEEGGRVRFVQADLLTHPVERSFELAFCSETLYYLGRHERLQRAAEQLSGLLVPDGVLVAVHPWPEASRLHGYLDAHESLKRLGEEVYTASSRPFAVTVYGAKPS
- a CDS encoding aldo/keto reductase; translated protein: MTVMLADGRPMPRLGLGTWPMNDEEARQAVTHAISLGYRLIDTAASYGNEVGVGAAVADAPVAREELFVTTKLRGSQHGYDAAMRGFEESRARLGLDYVDLYLIHWPLPGRGLYTDTWRAFVHLREQGLARSIGVSNFTPEQIGRLEQETGVRPAVNQVEMHPGFPQRALRAWHSEHDVVTESWSPLGRGSKLLDEPVVTDLAVAHGRTPAQVVLRWHVQLGAVPIPKSADPERMRQNLEVFDFSLSPEDLARLDTLDTGDRLGGDPETHVEL